In Oreochromis aureus strain Israel breed Guangdong linkage group 6, ZZ_aureus, whole genome shotgun sequence, the genomic window atggatggagagcTGTgactttgtttggttttttgctgtgttctgattaaaattttgatagTTTTCTGTGGATGTGTTTGCATATAAACAATTTTTCAAAGATGGCGTGAACCTCACCTTTTTTGCTGGGTGGGTGTGGTAATGCACTTCCTCTTGGTGCCAGCGTGGGAAAATTGTTTTCCATTAAAGAAGGCACAGacctaacacacaaacacacacacacaaacaagcaattgtggatttttttctttggtttgactgtttgtttgttgttttgttttttaattcagtgcATAAATGAGTCACCTTTCTTGTGCAAGACTACATCGAGCCAGATGTCCCCTGAACGCCGACTGTATCGTCGTCAAGGCGTCATCATCCAGCATGTCACCAGCAGAGGAAGCTTCATCGCTGAAGTTTGATGATTTTTCAACCTGGAAACCGCAAAAAAGGGGGAAGAGATAAGAAAGGTTCAGCAGGGACAAAAGCTTATAGCCAACCCaccaaaaaatgcttttttagaGCCACCTAGTGGTTATTTGTATTAGCTGCAACTCTGGCTTATTAAGGACATGATCTCTAGTAGGATTGTTGGAAGTAAAGACATCAGCACACAAGTACTTTCTGGTTTAATCGATTTTTTACCCGTTTCTTAGggtttgaggggaaaaaaagaaagaaaaacaaaaattacatttaagtcCTTCATTGCTGAAAATACTTCACACACCTGCTGATCATTATCCAgcattagaaaaacaaaatcagcacTTGTTATGCTAAAATTAACCTTAAAATAACATTCATGAGTCTTCAAGCATCCATGAAAAGTAGCATTTACTGTTTTGATTAGTACACTGTTCTCGCTGCTTTATCAGTACGGCTTGATATGAGTGTATTGTGTGGAAGCTTGTGGGTAAAACCTGATTCTGTGCGTCTTCCGGTAGCTCCTTCAGCTGTGAGTCTCTGAAGAGGTGGCCTCTTAAAGCTGactgcagcatcactgtgtcCTTTAAAGAGAATGCAGAGGATGGATATGGACAGAAAGGGAAATCTGGGCCAGAGTGtctagacatttttttttttttttacataacatTTCTATCAGATATTAATAACTTCCTTTGCATAAGCGTGTTACATACCCTGTTTCTGTGCTCCCTCCAGCATATCTGAATGTCTAATGCTGCTTTCTccatttcttctttctctccatCATCTTTGACCGATTCCTCACCTCCCTCTGCCTCCTCTTTGCTCCCCGTGTCcctttcctctccctctctcacacctGTGCTGCCCTGAGTCTCCTCTGCCGATgtgggaggaggagaggagagctcAGCCTGTGCAAGtttactgttttcctcctccaGACTTTGGATCCGAGCTCGCAACTGTTTCAACTCCTGTCtgggaaacacaaaacacacgcgtgcaaagcaataaataaacacaacttTGTGTGAAAAGCAAACTCCACCTGtagatgatgattattattattattattattattattattattattattattattactactactactacattTATCTATTACTTAGACTTGAAATGGAATTACACTTGGCTTTTAACTTAAAACTACAATGATCAATGTTATGAACAATGCAAATTCAAGAAAAGTCTGGACACACTGAATCACATCCATGTCAAACACCAAATGCACGAGTGAAAGTGTACTTATGCTGCCGTCTCTCTTCGTCATGTCGTTTTTTCTGTTCAACTTTCCACTGTTTTGTCGCTTTCTccagtttttctctttcagtcTTCAGCTGTTTCAGTTCATCACTGGAACCACAGACACAACACAGATTAAGTATAGAGAACAACAGCTGCTGTTACGAATGTAATAATGTTGTAGgttcacatttttcatttattagaCTTTTACATTTAGAAGTAGTGTTTAGTTTTTTAACTGAGCAGTCTCAGGCTGCTCGTTACTCACTCTCTACTTGACAGCAACTCTTCAAGCGCCATTTTCTCCTCCTCCAATTGACTCAAGCGTTCCCTCAACTCCGAAACCTCCTCCCTTTCATCAGTGAGCGTTCCCACGGAGACCACTGCCTCTGTTGCCATGGTAAACGCCAGACTCTCAGTGAGCGTGGTCTGGACTTCCTTATCCAATAGGATGCTGCTCTTTGGTGACTGGGCGTGTCTTTTGCTGTCTTCCAGCCTCTGACAGAAGGAGAGAGTCTATGAGCTGCGAGCTTAGAAACAGAGGCAGGCAACTGCTCGTGTTTACATGAACAACTGGTTACGGCTTCCTCTCACCTTCTCCACCTCCAACAGCCGTCTCAACATTCTCTGTTTACTCCACTCTCTGTAATCTGGGACACATCATTACACACACTATTTTCAGTAACATTAACGCACACAGCAGAAAACTGTAACCACTTTATGACCGTCCTCTTGATCTCCAGGATGTTCACTTATGACCAAAGTGCATTTAGTCTCCTTGTGTGTTTAATTGGAGGCACAGCATTTGGTTTTAGTTGTGGCTTAAAAACTACAACTTTTGAGTCTTCTGGAAGCTGCCTGCATTCACAACCACAAGGAATTTTTGCCCCTTTCGCCCAACAGCACAGATGTAAAGACTAATACCAATTCCTTTGTTTCCTTGCACTTAATGGTAGCTGGAATGTAATCAGTAATGGCAGCCTACGTAGCTCATAAAGAAAAACTGTATTAACCAATTaggatttaaaaacaatacagtTGTGTTTTATAGCAGCGAGCTTTACTAGGAGACAGGAAGGCATGTTTCTAGTACAAGCTCCTTTAACGGGACCCTAAATCCACATATAGAACAGACTGGTTCCAGTATCATTGGTTGTTCACCCCTCCAGGTTTTATACATATGTACATACTGTATGTAAAATATACAGTGAATTGTAGGCGTTTTACACTGATCTGACTCTTGCTGGTTTTTTCAGCACTATGTTGTGGCGTGTGAGAAAAGACCTTTGGCTCCTCCAGCAGGACTGTCAGTGTTGAGTTCTTCTCTGAGTGCCACGTTCTCTTGTTGAAGCTGCTTCAGGTTCTCAGTCAGACGGTGAACTGTGGAGCTCAAAGCTTTTTGCTGCCTCTGGGAGCATTTACTCTCGGCTCGACAGCTGCAACAGAGCAGGAAAGGAAGTCTCAATGCCAGAAACGTACTTGTTTATTTGTTAACCTTTTATAATGATGACGATGGAGAGCCGTGATTCTCCTGAACTCAGCTACACTCAGACACGTGTGTTT contains:
- the iqce gene encoding IQ domain-containing protein E, yielding MFNANAKMSLEASDVQTDEDYEELVEDGFSLPADVPVKKTKKKVSSGKPPPSPGSPYLTSLNVNPRRAAVGAWRLPRASLGDTRLDTPGETGPARLTSLSNGLDVSQTLRLECDATPELLMQTLSTRKSKHLHSASNGLTLVTSDFMKKEDMYDEIIHLKKSLHEQKSDNQQMKAKLRRLEEDNAKREKQIEALLDPTKGSEYTRSLVDRKREGSVVTNGLKQRILKLEQQCREKENALSKLQSELRATNLEELKIRVKSYFEEIQRLRMLLEAAEKSCRAESKCSQRQQKALSSTVHRLTENLKQLQQENVALREELNTDSPAGGAKDYREWSKQRMLRRLLEVEKRLEDSKRHAQSPKSSILLDKEVQTTLTESLAFTMATEAVVSVGTLTDEREEVSELRERLSQLEEEKMALEELLSSRDDELKQLKTEREKLEKATKQWKVEQKKRHDEERRQHKQELKQLRARIQSLEEENSKLAQAELSSPPPTSAEETQGSTGVREGEERDTGSKEEAEGGEESVKDDGEKEEMEKAALDIQICWREHRNRDTVMLQSALRGHLFRDSQLKELPEDAQNQVEKSSNFSDEASSAGDMLDDDALTTIQSAFRGHLARCSLAQERSVPSLMENNFPTLAPRGSALPHPPSKKDAASLSDDGEEEGLKKKTRPASNISASRKTLTKAQSESCDIDEDAAFYSDDSDDIIVSPSRPSRS